The following are from one region of the Sandaracinus amylolyticus genome:
- a CDS encoding FAD-dependent oxidoreductase has product MRASRSSYDVAVVGGGPVGATTAIAFARRGAKVALLEADPRASRRFAGEWLHPTAVEVLDELRIGHLDGARARTGYGFVICPDDRSAPIEMPYAEGIALSAEHSEIVEAIRDVARGVPGIEWIPMARVSGIEGDLLRCDDRESHTAFEFRAGRIVGADGRASVVRQALGYRENSTLLSYMAAVELRNCELPFEGFGHVVLGGPGPALFYRISDDVIRGCLDVPVSFGARARTPGFLWDSFHAVLPPKMVPAFRAAIERGPSGWAANRFRPRADFGRGETMLVGDALGHVHPMTAIGMTMGMLDARAVSRAATVEEYERERRGYIPELLSNALYHCFRREDPSATEVRRAMFRTLRANDAERRRTMMILAASDLRRRSFGSAFLKIAAQAIGATVADATKDGDLLRVPGALSQYGEWMQWPAAIAVPHRLRDRYRGQSTPTHPIPVLSRFVRTADPLQPPEGDEPRAGEPADVPVQDAMARAHGVLLTELEAIARVLGSVPDAEVAAPAARMIRVITSGTMRPAMAARMTIARRRLAVEGVPRLIETGAWRTEALADLLLLLLDGSAWGEEPITDLAEGVRALLECQTHHGGFATKTARDVPRDHEGDLDATALACRAIDAVLRRRPGASDADLEGALARAGAWLRARQNDDGSWPAIAKLGGGGAPHVVARTALALDALIAIDGNPGEPTVRRALKWLATNAEAWSGESASIALSSAVVRALCAARAPSSDAMVRAVRVLAAREDLGWQDAAHVAEALASYDLRRVERPALGRTRAKTGAPSATAAVSTEIVDADWAYCKQALAEVSRTFSKPIAMLPGKLEVAVTLGYLLCRIADTIEDHPLVDPRDRDRLFAMFLDVLENGVDAEPFERGFDTIDHDDPELSLARRTRVVMRVFAAQSERTRDACIRWVSEMARGMSLYSHRRKGEDGFVALHTTSDLERYCYYVAGTVGHLLTDLFVAEVGADSALELKLREDAEAFASGLQLVNILKDVTDDRERAWSFIPRTAVAAQGITITNLCDDALRPKAHAAVAPLFDVARRQLDGALRYALSIPPQHTGIRLFCLLPLWMAARTLVVGRGNDAMFVPGQAVKISREEVESIIAECVRFVADDDALRARYARLYDDGATARRASGSPSAIANGR; this is encoded by the coding sequence GCGAGTCGAAGCAGCTACGACGTCGCCGTCGTGGGCGGTGGTCCCGTCGGTGCGACCACCGCGATCGCGTTCGCGCGTCGCGGCGCGAAGGTCGCGCTCCTCGAGGCGGATCCCCGCGCATCGCGGCGCTTCGCGGGCGAGTGGCTCCATCCCACGGCGGTCGAGGTGCTCGACGAGCTGCGGATCGGCCATCTCGACGGGGCGCGGGCGCGCACCGGGTACGGGTTCGTGATCTGTCCCGACGATCGCAGCGCGCCGATCGAGATGCCGTATGCCGAGGGCATCGCGCTCTCGGCGGAGCACTCCGAGATCGTCGAGGCGATTCGCGACGTCGCGCGCGGTGTGCCGGGGATCGAGTGGATCCCGATGGCGCGCGTGAGCGGGATCGAGGGCGATCTCCTGCGCTGCGACGATCGTGAGTCGCACACTGCATTCGAATTCCGCGCGGGGCGCATCGTCGGCGCGGACGGTCGTGCGTCGGTGGTCCGACAGGCGCTCGGCTATCGCGAGAACAGCACGCTGCTCTCCTACATGGCGGCCGTCGAGCTCCGGAATTGCGAGCTGCCCTTCGAGGGATTCGGGCACGTCGTGCTCGGCGGTCCGGGGCCCGCGCTCTTCTATCGCATCAGCGACGACGTGATCCGCGGTTGTCTCGACGTGCCGGTGAGCTTCGGCGCGCGTGCGCGCACGCCGGGTTTCCTGTGGGACTCGTTCCACGCGGTCCTGCCGCCGAAGATGGTCCCTGCGTTCCGCGCGGCGATCGAGCGCGGGCCGAGCGGATGGGCGGCGAATCGATTCCGCCCGCGCGCGGACTTCGGTCGCGGCGAGACGATGCTCGTCGGCGACGCGCTCGGTCACGTGCACCCGATGACCGCGATCGGCATGACGATGGGCATGCTCGATGCGCGCGCGGTGTCGCGCGCCGCGACCGTCGAGGAGTACGAGCGCGAGCGCCGCGGGTACATCCCCGAGCTGCTCTCGAACGCGCTCTATCACTGCTTCCGGCGCGAAGATCCGAGCGCGACCGAGGTGCGCCGCGCGATGTTCCGCACGCTGCGCGCGAACGACGCGGAGCGGCGCCGCACGATGATGATCCTCGCCGCGTCGGATCTTCGTCGCCGTAGCTTCGGCAGCGCGTTCCTGAAGATCGCGGCGCAGGCGATCGGCGCCACCGTCGCGGACGCGACGAAGGACGGCGACCTGCTGCGCGTGCCGGGCGCGCTCTCGCAGTACGGCGAGTGGATGCAGTGGCCCGCGGCGATCGCGGTGCCGCACCGGCTGCGTGATCGGTATCGCGGCCAGAGCACGCCGACGCACCCGATCCCCGTGCTCTCGCGCTTCGTGCGCACCGCCGATCCACTGCAGCCGCCCGAGGGCGACGAGCCGCGCGCCGGCGAGCCCGCGGACGTGCCGGTGCAGGACGCGATGGCGCGCGCGCACGGCGTGCTGCTCACCGAGCTCGAGGCGATCGCGCGCGTGCTCGGCAGCGTGCCGGACGCCGAGGTCGCGGCGCCTGCGGCGCGCATGATCCGCGTGATCACGTCGGGCACGATGCGGCCCGCGATGGCGGCGCGCATGACGATCGCGCGGCGCCGTCTCGCGGTCGAGGGCGTGCCGCGCCTCATCGAGACCGGCGCGTGGCGCACCGAGGCGCTCGCGGATCTGCTGCTCCTCCTCCTCGACGGGAGCGCGTGGGGCGAAGAGCCGATCACCGATCTCGCCGAGGGCGTGCGCGCTCTGCTCGAGTGCCAGACCCACCACGGTGGTTTCGCGACGAAGACCGCGCGCGACGTGCCGCGCGATCACGAGGGTGATCTCGACGCGACCGCGCTCGCGTGCCGCGCGATCGACGCGGTGCTGCGGCGTCGACCCGGCGCGTCGGACGCGGACCTCGAGGGCGCGCTCGCGCGTGCCGGCGCGTGGCTCCGCGCTCGACAGAACGACGATGGGAGCTGGCCCGCGATCGCGAAGCTCGGGGGCGGCGGCGCGCCGCACGTGGTGGCGCGCACCGCGCTCGCGCTCGATGCGCTGATCGCGATCGACGGCAATCCCGGCGAGCCCACGGTGCGGCGCGCGCTGAAGTGGCTCGCGACCAACGCCGAGGCGTGGTCGGGCGAGAGCGCGTCGATCGCGCTCTCGTCGGCGGTCGTCCGTGCGCTCTGCGCGGCGCGCGCGCCCTCGAGCGACGCGATGGTCCGCGCGGTGCGCGTGCTCGCCGCGCGCGAGGACCTTGGCTGGCAGGACGCAGCGCACGTCGCCGAGGCGCTCGCGAGCTACGACCTGCGCCGTGTGGAGCGCCCCGCGCTGGGACGCACCCGCGCGAAGACCGGCGCGCCGAGCGCGACCGCGGCGGTGTCCACCGAGATCGTCGATGCCGACTGGGCGTACTGCAAGCAGGCGCTCGCCGAGGTGTCGCGCACCTTCAGCAAGCCGATCGCGATGTTGCCCGGCAAGCTCGAGGTCGCGGTCACGCTCGGATATCTGCTCTGCCGCATCGCGGACACGATCGAGGATCATCCGCTCGTCGATCCGCGCGATCGCGATCGGCTCTTCGCGATGTTCCTCGACGTGCTCGAGAACGGCGTCGACGCAGAGCCCTTCGAGCGCGGGTTCGACACGATCGATCACGACGACCCCGAGCTCTCGCTGGCGCGCCGCACCCGCGTCGTGATGCGGGTGTTCGCGGCGCAGAGCGAGCGCACGAGGGACGCGTGCATCCGCTGGGTCAGCGAGATGGCGCGCGGGATGAGCCTCTATTCGCACCGTCGCAAGGGCGAGGACGGATTCGTCGCGCTGCACACGACGAGCGATCTCGAGCGTTATTGTTATTACGTCGCGGGCACCGTCGGACATCTGCTGACGGATCTCTTCGTCGCGGAGGTCGGCGCGGACTCGGCGCTCGAGCTGAAGCTGCGCGAGGACGCGGAGGCGTTCGCGTCGGGGCTGCAGCTCGTGAACATCCTCAAGGACGTCACCGACGATCGCGAGCGCGCGTGGAGCTTCATCCCGCGTACCGCGGTCGCGGCGCAGGGGATCACGATCACGAACCTCTGCGACGATGCCCTGCGGCCCAAGGCGCACGCCGCAGTCGCGCCGCTCTTCGACGTCGCGCGGCGCCAGCTCGACGGCGCGTTGCGATATGCGCTCTCGATTCCGCCGCAGCACACCGGAATCCGGCTCTTCTGCCTGCTTCCGCTGTGGATGGCGGCGCGGACGCTGGTGGTCGGGCGCGGCAACGACGCGATGTTCGTGCCTGGTCAGGCCGTGAAGATCTCGCGCGAAGAGGTGGAGTCGATCATCGCGGAGTGCGTGCGCTTCGTCGCCGACGACGACGCGCTGCGCGCTCGTTATGCGCGGCTCTACGACGACGGCGCGACGGCGCGCCGCGCGAGCGGATCGCCCTCGGCGATCGCGAACGGACGGTGA
- a CDS encoding cytochrome P450, whose amino-acid sequence MQLRSLVDQTVKRATRRSASEIPSGLRPPPRLSGGLPVMGHSVEFVRATIELLFRANRELGEVAAFSVFNREMVAMFGPEAHEAVFRAPDAVLSPTEAYKIMTPVFGKDVVYDATPEKMAEQLKMLLPALKDRRMRTYGEAVVHETAASTREWGTSGVVDFVEFCRVLTNFTSSRCLLGKEFREGMSEEFARVYHDLEGGVTPLAYIDPHLPVPAFRKRDKARVRMVEMISGIVRDRRAHQRTGEDFLQTLMESNYSDGRGLSEHEITGLLLAGIFAGHHTSSVTTAWTLLELLQNPTQLQRCVAEVDRVFGDGRPVSHAALRELTTIENAVKEALRLHPPLFMLVRVVKQDFTYKQYFIPKGTWIVVSPTVSHRIPTVFRDPDAFDPDRYLPGREEDKKDFAYIAFGGGRHKCLGNAFAILQIKAILALLLGQFEFGLCGDAIAPSFQGLVIGPKEPCRVRYRRRAQPSVTMEMGTELAAAAKDAIVAEVSGAKEVPQAVQQAAAAAGCPAHAHVNGASASKGASLRVKVDRDLCQGHAVCASEAPEVFAVSPKDHKVMLKLARPPVELHDKVRKAAQYCPNHVIRIEETD is encoded by the coding sequence ATGCAGCTCCGCAGTCTCGTCGATCAGACCGTCAAGCGCGCGACCCGTCGCAGCGCGAGCGAGATCCCGAGTGGGCTCCGTCCGCCGCCGCGGCTCTCCGGCGGACTGCCGGTGATGGGGCACAGCGTCGAGTTCGTGCGCGCCACGATCGAGCTGCTCTTCCGCGCGAACCGCGAGCTCGGCGAGGTCGCCGCGTTCAGCGTGTTCAACCGCGAGATGGTCGCGATGTTCGGGCCCGAGGCACACGAGGCGGTGTTCCGTGCGCCCGACGCGGTGCTGAGCCCGACCGAGGCCTACAAGATCATGACGCCGGTCTTCGGCAAGGACGTCGTCTACGACGCGACGCCGGAGAAGATGGCGGAGCAGCTCAAGATGCTGCTGCCCGCGCTGAAGGATCGCCGGATGCGCACCTACGGCGAGGCCGTGGTGCACGAGACCGCGGCGAGCACGCGCGAGTGGGGCACGAGCGGAGTCGTCGACTTCGTCGAGTTCTGTCGCGTCCTCACGAACTTCACCTCGAGCCGCTGTCTGCTCGGCAAGGAGTTCCGCGAGGGGATGAGCGAGGAATTCGCGCGCGTCTATCACGACCTCGAAGGGGGCGTGACGCCGCTCGCGTACATCGATCCTCACCTGCCGGTGCCGGCGTTCCGCAAGCGCGACAAGGCGCGGGTGCGGATGGTCGAGATGATCTCCGGCATCGTGCGCGATCGACGCGCGCATCAGCGCACCGGGGAGGACTTCCTCCAGACGCTGATGGAGTCGAACTACTCGGATGGTCGCGGGCTCAGCGAGCACGAGATCACCGGGCTCCTGCTGGCGGGGATCTTCGCGGGGCACCACACGAGCTCGGTCACGACGGCGTGGACGCTGCTCGAGCTGCTGCAGAATCCGACTCAGCTCCAGCGCTGCGTCGCCGAGGTCGATCGAGTGTTCGGCGACGGGCGCCCGGTGAGCCACGCCGCGCTGCGCGAGCTGACCACGATCGAGAACGCGGTGAAGGAAGCGCTCCGGCTGCACCCGCCGCTCTTCATGCTCGTGCGCGTCGTGAAGCAGGACTTCACGTACAAGCAGTACTTCATTCCCAAGGGGACTTGGATCGTCGTCTCGCCGACGGTCTCGCACCGCATCCCGACGGTGTTCCGCGATCCCGACGCCTTCGATCCCGATCGGTATCTGCCGGGCCGCGAAGAGGACAAGAAGGACTTCGCGTACATCGCGTTCGGCGGCGGTCGCCACAAGTGCCTGGGGAACGCGTTCGCGATCCTGCAGATCAAGGCGATCCTCGCGCTCCTGCTCGGGCAGTTCGAGTTCGGGCTCTGCGGCGACGCGATCGCGCCGAGCTTCCAGGGACTGGTGATCGGGCCGAAGGAGCCCTGTCGAGTTCGTTATCGCCGGCGTGCCCAGCCGAGCGTGACGATGGAGATGGGCACCGAGCTCGCGGCGGCGGCGAAGGACGCGATCGTCGCCGAGGTGAGCGGCGCGAAGGAAGTGCCGCAGGCGGTGCAGCAGGCCGCGGCGGCGGCGGGCTGCCCGGCGCACGCCCATGTGAACGGGGCGAGCGCGAGCAAGGGAGCCTCGCTGCGCGTGAAGGTGGATCGTGATCTCTGCCAAGGGCACGCCGTGTGCGCGTCCGAGGCGCCCGAGGTCTTCGCCGTCAGCCCCAAGGACCACAAGGTCATGCTCAAGCTCGCGCGACCGCCGGTGGAGCTGCACGACAAGGTGCGGAAGGCCGCGCAGTACTGCCCGAATCACGTGATTCGAATCGAAGAGACGGACTGA
- a CDS encoding ERG2 family protein, with translation MGYIFEPEILHDVARRAIGQPIDGVITQIADELSERYPGHILPAKDREWIFNVAGGAMGQMMVLHSSITEYIMIFGTPIGTEGFSGRFAAEDHFMILEGEQWSYREGSFEKEVYRPGDRNVLPRGAAKGYRMPDKCFALEYARGLIPAMLPFGLADAMSSTLDATSVARTFKVYAKAVVGNLARGKV, from the coding sequence ATGGGATACATCTTCGAGCCCGAGATCCTCCACGACGTGGCGCGGCGAGCGATCGGTCAGCCGATCGACGGAGTGATCACCCAGATCGCCGACGAGCTCTCGGAGCGTTATCCGGGGCACATCCTGCCGGCGAAGGATCGCGAGTGGATCTTCAACGTCGCGGGCGGCGCGATGGGGCAGATGATGGTGCTCCACTCGTCGATCACCGAGTACATCATGATCTTCGGCACGCCGATCGGGACCGAGGGATTCTCCGGGCGATTCGCGGCCGAGGATCACTTCATGATCCTCGAGGGCGAGCAGTGGAGCTATCGAGAGGGCTCGTTCGAGAAGGAAGTCTATCGGCCCGGTGATCGCAACGTGCTCCCGCGCGGCGCGGCGAAGGGCTATCGCATGCCCGACAAGTGCTTCGCGCTCGAGTACGCGCGAGGCCTGATCCCGGCGATGCTCCCCTTCGGCCTCGCCGACGCGATGTCGAGCACGCTCGATGCGACCAGCGTCGCACGGACGTTCAAGGTGTACGCGAAGGCCGTCGTCGGAAACCTCGCGCGCGGGAAGGTCTGA